A portion of the Archocentrus centrarchus isolate MPI-CPG fArcCen1 chromosome 19, fArcCen1, whole genome shotgun sequence genome contains these proteins:
- the ormdl3 gene encoding ORM1-like protein 3 — protein sequence MNVGTAHSEVNPNTRVMNSRGMWLSYILGIGLLHIILLSIPFASVPVVWTLTNLIHNLCMYLLLHTVKGTPFETPDQGKARLLTHWEQMDYGVQFTASRKFLTITPIVLYILTSFYTKYDRAHFVVNTVSLLTVLIPKLPQLHGVRIFGINKY from the exons ATGAATGTGGGAACAGCACACAGCGAGGTTAACCCCAACACCCGAGTGATGAACAGCAGGGGTATGTGGCTGTCTTACATCCTGGGCATTGGCCTCCTTCACATCATCCTGCTGAGCATCCCCTTTGCCAGTGTACCCGTGGTGTGGACCCTCACCAACCTCATCCACAACCTG TGCATGTACCTGCTACTTCATACAGTCAAAGGGACACCGTTCGAGACCCCAGATCAGGGCAAAGCTCGCCTCCTTACACACTGGGAGCAGATGGACTACGGTGTGCAGTTTACTGCATCACGCAAGTTCCTCACCATCACACCCATTGTCCT GTATATATTAACCAGCTTCTATACCAAATATGATCGGGCCCATTTTGTGGTCAACACCGTCTCCTTGCTCACTGTACTCATCCCCAAGCTGCCCCAGCTGCACGGTGTGAGGATCTTTGGGATTAATAAGTACTGA